The following DNA comes from Streptomyces globosus.
ACACGACCGGGTCACCGTCCCCGCCGGCTATGAGCAGCACGTCGTCATCCGCTGGGGCGACCCCATAGTCAAGGGCGCCCCCGCCTTCCACCCGGACCGGCAGACCGCCGCCGCCCAGGCAGGCCAGTTCGGCTACAACAACGACTTCCTCGCCCTGCTCCCGCTCGGCAGCCGCTACGAGCGCCGGCAGCTCCTCGTGGCCAACCACGAGTACACCGACGAGCAGCTGATGTTCCGGGGCTACGACCCGGAGAACCCGACCCGCGAGCAGGTCGAGATCGCCTGGGCCGCGCACGGCCTCGGCGTGGTCGTCGTCCAGGAGGACCACCGCAGCGGCAGGCTGACCGCCGTCAACCGCCACCCGCTCAACCGCCGCCTCACCGCGACGAGCGAGTTCCGCCTCTCCGGGCCCGCCGCCGGCAGCGACCTGGTGAAGACCTCCGCCGACCCCTCCGGCACCCGGGTCCTCGGCACGCTGAACAACTGCTCCGGCGGTACCACCCCGTGGGGCACGACCCTGCACGGCGAGGAGAACTTCAACCAGTACTTCGCCAACGCCGGGAAGGTCACCGACCCCGTCCAGGCCGCCCGCCTCAAGCGCTACGGTGTGACCTCCGGCGCGTCCGAGCGCAAGTGGGAGCGGTTCGACAAGCGCTTCGACGTGCTCCAGGAGCCCAACGAGCCGAACCGCTTCGGCTACGTCGTCGAGCTCGACCCGTACGACCCGCACTCCGTGCCGCGCAAGCGCACCGCCCTGGGCCGCTTCAAGCACGAGGGCGCGGAGCCCCGGCTCACCGAGGACGGCCGCCCGGTCGTCTACAGCGGCGACGACGAGCGCTTCGACTACTTCTACAAGTTCGTCTCCTCGAAGCGGATGATGAAGGGCGACTCCCGGGCGGCGAAGGAGCACAACCTGACCCTGCTCGACGAGGGCACCCTCTACGTGGCCAAGCTGACCGGCGACTCCCCGGCCGCGGAGTTCGACGGCACCGGCAAACTGCCCGCCGACGGCGCCTTCGACGGGTCCGGCACCTGGATCAAGCTGGCCACCGCCTCGCCGTCCGGGAACGTCTCGCACGTCGAGGGCATGACCGCGGAGGAGGTGTTCGTCTTCACGCGGCAGGCCGCCGACAAGGCGGGCGCCACCAAGATGGACCGGCCCGAGGACATCCAGCCCTCGCCGCGCACCGGCCGCGTGTACCTGGCGCTGACCAACAACTCCGACCGCGGCAAGCCCGGCAAGCCGGGCGTGGACGAGGCCAACCCGCGCAACATCAACAAGCACGGCCAGATCCTCGAATTCGCCGAGAACTTCGACGACCCGGCGGGCGACGGATTCGCCTGGCGGCTGTTCCTGGTCGCCGGCGACCCGAACGACCCCTCGACGTACTTCGCGGGCTTCCCGAAGGACAAGGTCAGCCCGATCTCGTGCCCGGACAACGTGGCCTTCGACCCGCACGGCAACCTGTGGATCTCCACGGACGGCAACCAGCTCGGCTCCCACGACGGCCTCTTCGGTGTCGCGACGGCCGGCCCGCGCCGCGGCGAGCTGAAGCAGTTCCTGACGGTGCCGCGCGGCGCCGAGACCTGCGGCCCGCTGGTGCAGGACAAGCGGATCCTGGTCGCCGTGCAGCACCCGGGCGAGGTTGACGGCGCGTCCGTGGAGAAGCCGGCGTCGGCGTGGCCCGACGGGCCCGGGAAGCTGGTCCGGCCTGCCGTGGTGGCCGTGTGGCGCAAGGACGGCAAGAACATCGGCGTCTGATCCGGCCGGATCCGCCGGACGGGTGGCCGGCCGGCTGCGGGGTGTGTTTCACGTGAAACACACCCCGCAAGCCGTGTCCGTCACTCCCCGGTCAGCCGCCCGACGGGCAGTCGGAGGGTGGTCACCGCGCCCCCGTCGGGCGCGTTCGAGAACGCGATGCCGATCCCCAGGACGGCCGCCTGCCCGACGGCGATGGTCAGTCCCAGCCCGTGCCCCCGCCCGCGGCCCGGGTCGCCCGTGCGGAACCGCTGCGGCCCGTGCTCGATGAGCCGGCCCGGGTACCCGGGCCCGTGGTCCCGTACGGTCACGACCGGGCCCTCCACGCTCACCTCGATCGGCGGCGCCCCGTGCTTGTCGGCGTTGACGAGCAGGTTCGCCAGGATCCGGTCCAGGCGCCGCCGGTCGGTGACCACCTGTGCGTCCCGCACGACGCGGACCGAGGCGTCCGACCGGGCCGCGGCGACGGCCCGGCGCACCGCGTGGCCCAGCTCGATGCGGGCCAGGTCGGCGTGCTCGACGCCCGAGTCCAGGCGGGAGACCTCCAGCAGGTCCTCGGTGAGCCGGTGCAGCGCGTTCAGCCGGTCGTTGATCATCTCCTTGGGCCGGCCGTCGGGCAGCAGGGAGGCCGCGGCGATCGAGCCGGTCAGCGGGGTGCGCAGGTCGTGGGCGACGTCCGCGGTGAACCGCCGCTCCGCCTCCAGACGGTCCTGCAGCGACTGCGCCATCGAGTTCAGCGCCTGGGCGACGTCCCGGACCTCGTCGCGGTGGCGGGGCCGCTGCTCCGCCCCGTCCTCCCGCGCGGTCGGGAAGTCGACGCGGGCGTCCAGGTCGCCGGCGCTGATCCGGCGGGCGACGGCCGCGGTGGCCGTCAGCCGCCTGCTGATCCGGTCGGCGAGGAACAGTCCGGCCAGGGCCACCACGCCGGCGGCGACCGCGGAGGCGGCGAGGATCGCGGTGTCCAGGTCGCGCAGCCGGGAGCGCGTGCCGCCGTACGGGACCCAGACGGCGAGGGCCTTGCCGTCGGCGGGCCCGGCAGCCCACATGACGGGCTTCCCGGCGTGCGCGCCGACCATGCTGCCCGTCCTGCCGCGGGCCACGAGCCTGCGCAGCGGCGGGGGCAGCCCGGGCGGGTCCAGGGCGGCGTTCACGTCGCCGTGTGCGGAGCCGTACTGGTACAGGACGAGCGCGTGGTCCAAGGCCAGCTCGGCCTCCTTGCGGACCTCGCCGACGACCTGCCGGGCGACCACGTCGTGCACGAGGATGCCGAGCACGGCGGCGACCGCGCAGCACACCGCGGTGGTGGTCAGGGCGATCTTCCAGCGCAGGCTGCCCGCCCTCCGCATGCCGGCCCGGCCCCTCAGCCCCGGACCGCCGCGCACGGGACGGAGCCGGTCTTGAGCGTGGGGCACTCGTCGAGGGTCAGCTCGGTGAGGTTCATGATCCCCGCGTCCGGGTCCCACACGTAGTCGGAGACGGACACCTTCTCGGGGTTGGAGGTGGGCTCGCGGACCGCCAGGTGCTCGGCCGCCACCTCGACGCCCTCCAGGACGCCGCGCCGGGACAGGATCCGGGTGATCGAGCCGTCGTCGCGGACGGTGTAGACGCGCAGTTCGCTGACCCGGCCGTCGACGTCCAGGGCGGTGATCAGCTCGTCGCGGCCGTCGCCGGTCACGTCGTGCAGCACGGGCGGCCGCACCGGGCAGAACGGTCCGCCGTCCACAGCCTGTGTACAGAGCGCGAGCCGCTGCACGGCCCGGGGGTCGACGAGGCGGCCGGTGCCGCCGTCCTGTTCGGCGGCGGCCGTGATGTCGGCCCGCACGATGTCCAGCGCGTCCACGGACCGGACGTCCAGGCCGGCGGCCTTGGGCAGGCCCGGGACGACGGCCGCGGCGCCGGGCTGCTGGCCCGGGTCGGGCGGGTCCGGGTGGATGTCCCTCCACAGGGTCTGCGGGGCGTGGACGGTGCCGAGGTCGCCGTCGTCCCGCAGTCCCTCCACGTCGGCGCAGCCCGCCGCGGCCGCCGGGGCGGCGGCGAGCAGCAGGGCGGCCGCGGCGCGGCGGCGCCCGCCGCGGTGCCGGGGAAGGGGGCTCATGTCCCGATGCTCCCCCGCCCCGGGCCGGGCGGCCCGGCATCAGGCCCGTTCGGGGGAGGCGAAGCCGTGCGCGGCGGCCACCTCGTGGCGCACCGGGGCCAGGACGGACTCCTCGTCCCAGGAGCGCTCCGGGGGCGGTTCCAGCCGGTCCGGGGTCCGCGCGGTCCGCACGCCCGCGGCCAGGGTGCGCAGGTCGGCGCTGATCGCCTCCACCTCGTCCGGCCCGGGCGGCGGGGCCCCGTGGTTGACGCGGACCCGGGCGGCGGTGGTGGCGTCCACGACCCGCTCCACGGCGACGACGAGCGGCCACCAGGCCGCTGCCCGCGTTCCGGCCGGCGGCGGCTCGGTCAGCGCCCGCTGGAACTCGCTGCGCACGCCCGACAGGTCGCGGTAGATGCGCCGCCGGGCCTGGAGGCGGGCGGTCCGCGCGGCCCGCAGCCCGGCCTCCGTGGCCGGTCGCGGCCCGAACGCCCGCTCCACGTACCGGGCGGCGTCGTCGACCGCGTCGGCGAGCCGGTCCCCGATCCGGCTGCGCCAGCTCTCCGGCCACAGCAGGTATCCGGCGACCAGGGCGATGGCGCAGCCGATCAGGCTGTCCACCAGGCGCGGCCGGATCAGGTCGAAGCCCTGGTGGTTCAGCAGGTCCGACAGCAGCAGGATCACCGGGGTGATCGCCGCGGTCTGGAAGGCGTACCCCTTCGCCGAGAACGCCGGGATCAGCGCGGCGAGCACGGCCATGACGGGCACGTCCCACCAGCCGCGGGGGACCTCGGCGAGTACCGCGGCGGCGACGACGAGCCCGCCCGCGGTGCCCACGGCGCGCAGCACGGCCCGCGAGAACACCGAGCCGAAGTCCGGTTTGAGGACGAAGGTGACGGTCAGCGCCACCCAGTACGAGCGCTCGACGGGCACGAGCGAGACCAGCGACTGCGCGATCCCGATGCACAGGGCGAGCCGCAGCCCGTACCGCCAGGAGGCCGGGGACAGCGCCATGTCGCGTACGGCGCGCCGCGCCCGGACCGTCAGCGCGGCGGGCCGGCCCAGCTTGTCGTCGATGCGGTGCGGAAGGGGTTCGGCGTGGTGGACGACCGGCGCCGCGTGCCGCAGCGCCGCGTCCAGGGCCCGTTCGGCGCGGGTGGCCGGCTCGGGCAGGTCGAGGGCGGGTGTGCCGGTGCGCCCCTCCTCCACGGCCCGCGCCAGTTCCCGCACGGCTGCCGGATAGGCGGGCGGCAGGGGGCGGCCGCGCAGGTGGGCGGCGGGTGCCGCCTCGACGAGCGGGATCACGACGTTCAACTGGGCGAGCATCCGCACCAGGGCCGGGCTGCGGCCGTGGACGCGGGCGCGACGGCCCAGGACCAGGTCGTACGCCTGGTTGAGGGTCTGCGTGAGCCGGCGGCGGCGCTCGTCGTAGCCGGGTCCTCCGGCCGCCTCCAGGGCGTCGGCGAGGGCCCGGTACGTGGCGGCGACGGCGGCCCGCTCCGGTTGGCGCCCGCGCAGAGGCCAGCCCAGCAGGGTGAGGGCGAGGACGAACAGGCCGCCGGCGGCGAGCAGCAGCGGGGCCGCCCACCAGGGCCGGGGCAGGGGAAGCCCGGCCCCGACGACGGCGTTGAGCAGGAGCAGCAGCCCGGACACGGATGCCACCGTGCCGATCGAGGAGATCATTCCGGAGACGAGGGCGATCAGGGTCAGGGCGCCGACGGCGACCCAGCCGTGTCCGAAGACCAGCGTGCCCAGGGTGACGCCGACCGCACCGAAGAACTGCGGCACGGCGATGTTGAGGATCCGCATCCGGTAGGCGTCCGCGGTGTCGCCGATGACGCCGCTGAGGGCGCCCATCGACACCAGCGCCCCGTACTCGGGCTCGTCGAGCGCGAAGCCGACGGCGAGCGGCGCGGACAGGGCGACAGCGGCGCGGGCCACGGCGGCCCAGGGGATCGGGGCGGCCTCCGGGCGAAGCCCGGAGAGCAGCCATGCCGGGGGCGCCGGTGTCCGGGCCCGGAGCCCGGACGGTATGCGGTGTGCGCGGTCGCTGCGCTCCCTGTGCTCGGTGCTCATGTCCGCTTCGGTGCCCCCGCCGCTCGCGAGTCGTCTGCCGGTCTCGGATCTGCCGTGGTGCCGCGCCCCGCATGGTTGTGCATCCTCTGGGGCGTTCTGCGCAGTTGGTACCTTCCGAGCTTATGGGGTGCCCGGTTCACGGCGTGCGGCGCACCCGGCCCGACAGCCAGGCGGCCAGTGCGACCGCGAGCCCGACCGCCAGGACCACCCAGGCGGTGGTGCGCAGGAACGCGGTCAGCGCGTCGTACACCGCGCCTGCGGCCGCCCGGTCGATGTCCGGCGGCAGGTCGGCCAGGGTGATCCGGCGGCCGGCGGCGACCGCGAGCCACAGCAGGCCGGCGCCCAGTGCGAGCCCCAGGCCGGTCGCGGCCACGGCCCGGCGGCGGCGGACGGCGACCGCGACGGCCGCCGCGGCCAGGACGACGGTCAGGACGGGGAGCCAGACGCCGGCGACCTGCATCATGCGGAAGCCCTCTCGGAGCGCGCCCAGGTTGTCGTACTCCATGACCTTCACCGAGACCCGGGTCTCCGGGATGAGCTCCGCCAGCGGCACGCCGTCCGTGACGAGCTCCTGCCGGATCCGGGCGACGACCGGTGCCAGGTCGATGGTGACGGCGTTGCCCTGCCCCGTGGTCAGGGCCTCCAGAAAGGCCGCGTGGGCGGCCCGGTTGGCCGCGTCCCAGGCGGTCCGGTAGGCGGGGGTGCCGGCGAAGGAGCCGATGGCCTCGCGCAGCAGCGCCTCGATCCCGCCCTGGAAGGGCCCGGCGTCGATCTGCCCCGACAGGGCGCGCGCCGTCTGCGTGACCACGACTTCCTGCACGGCCGGGTCCGAGGCCAGCGGCGACATCGCGGCGGCGTAGCGGTCGGCGTCGCCCAGCTCGCGGTCGGCCCAGTAGCCCACCGCGCTCACCGGCACGAGGAGGGTCATGAGCGCGATGAGAACCGCCGAGATGAAGGTGCGCA
Coding sequences within:
- a CDS encoding PhoX family protein — protein: MRKLLPLIGTPHGGGRSALTCRYRCGDACFHEVPNTSGNEYVGDVIARAYSRRSMLRTAAVVTVATAAGTAAAVGGSGSPANAAPVADALAAGGAGDAAGARGLRFTPVAPNTHDRVTVPAGYEQHVVIRWGDPIVKGAPAFHPDRQTAAAQAGQFGYNNDFLALLPLGSRYERRQLLVANHEYTDEQLMFRGYDPENPTREQVEIAWAAHGLGVVVVQEDHRSGRLTAVNRHPLNRRLTATSEFRLSGPAAGSDLVKTSADPSGTRVLGTLNNCSGGTTPWGTTLHGEENFNQYFANAGKVTDPVQAARLKRYGVTSGASERKWERFDKRFDVLQEPNEPNRFGYVVELDPYDPHSVPRKRTALGRFKHEGAEPRLTEDGRPVVYSGDDERFDYFYKFVSSKRMMKGDSRAAKEHNLTLLDEGTLYVAKLTGDSPAAEFDGTGKLPADGAFDGSGTWIKLATASPSGNVSHVEGMTAEEVFVFTRQAADKAGATKMDRPEDIQPSPRTGRVYLALTNNSDRGKPGKPGVDEANPRNINKHGQILEFAENFDDPAGDGFAWRLFLVAGDPNDPSTYFAGFPKDKVSPISCPDNVAFDPHGNLWISTDGNQLGSHDGLFGVATAGPRRGELKQFLTVPRGAETCGPLVQDKRILVAVQHPGEVDGASVEKPASAWPDGPGKLVRPAVVAVWRKDGKNIGV
- a CDS encoding sensor histidine kinase, with protein sequence MRRAGSLRWKIALTTTAVCCAVAAVLGILVHDVVARQVVGEVRKEAELALDHALVLYQYGSAHGDVNAALDPPGLPPPLRRLVARGRTGSMVGAHAGKPVMWAAGPADGKALAVWVPYGGTRSRLRDLDTAILAASAVAAGVVALAGLFLADRISRRLTATAAVARRISAGDLDARVDFPTAREDGAEQRPRHRDEVRDVAQALNSMAQSLQDRLEAERRFTADVAHDLRTPLTGSIAAASLLPDGRPKEMINDRLNALHRLTEDLLEVSRLDSGVEHADLARIELGHAVRRAVAAARSDASVRVVRDAQVVTDRRRLDRILANLLVNADKHGAPPIEVSVEGPVVTVRDHGPGYPGRLIEHGPQRFRTGDPGRGRGHGLGLTIAVGQAAVLGIGIAFSNAPDGGAVTTLRLPVGRLTGE
- a CDS encoding FUSC family protein, with amino-acid sequence MSTEHRERSDRAHRIPSGLRARTPAPPAWLLSGLRPEAAPIPWAAVARAAVALSAPLAVGFALDEPEYGALVSMGALSGVIGDTADAYRMRILNIAVPQFFGAVGVTLGTLVFGHGWVAVGALTLIALVSGMISSIGTVASVSGLLLLLNAVVGAGLPLPRPWWAAPLLLAAGGLFVLALTLLGWPLRGRQPERAAVAATYRALADALEAAGGPGYDERRRRLTQTLNQAYDLVLGRRARVHGRSPALVRMLAQLNVVIPLVEAAPAAHLRGRPLPPAYPAAVRELARAVEEGRTGTPALDLPEPATRAERALDAALRHAAPVVHHAEPLPHRIDDKLGRPAALTVRARRAVRDMALSPASWRYGLRLALCIGIAQSLVSLVPVERSYWVALTVTFVLKPDFGSVFSRAVLRAVGTAGGLVVAAAVLAEVPRGWWDVPVMAVLAALIPAFSAKGYAFQTAAITPVILLLSDLLNHQGFDLIRPRLVDSLIGCAIALVAGYLLWPESWRSRIGDRLADAVDDAARYVERAFGPRPATEAGLRAARTARLQARRRIYRDLSGVRSEFQRALTEPPPAGTRAAAWWPLVVAVERVVDATTAARVRVNHGAPPPGPDEVEAISADLRTLAAGVRTARTPDRLEPPPERSWDEESVLAPVRHEVAAAHGFASPERA